A genome region from Sceloporus undulatus isolate JIND9_A2432 ecotype Alabama chromosome 1, SceUnd_v1.1, whole genome shotgun sequence includes the following:
- the PGF gene encoding placenta growth factor isoform X3, which yields MGLQKSTTEVAVVSFHDVWNRSLCQPMEKLVNIVSEYPSEVEHVFSPSCVPLHRCSGCCRDEKLQCVPTETANVTMQLVKINSEKPTPYVELSFVEHRKCVCRPRQDSLKSERRRRPKGRNKRKRAKQRIKN from the exons ATGGGTCTTCAGAAGAGCACCACTGAAGTGGCAG TTGTATCCTTCCATGATGTATGGAATCGCAGCTTATGCCAGCCCATGGAAAAACTGGTCAATATTGTGTCCGAATACCCCAGTGAAGTTGAGCATGTATTCAGTCCTTCCTGTGTACCTTTGCACCGCTGCAGTGGATGCTGCCGAGATGAGAAGCTCCAGTGTGTCCCAACAGAGACTGCCAATGTCACCATGCAG CTTGTGAAGATTAATTCAGAGAAGCCTACCCCTTATGTGGAGCTGTCTTTTGTGGAGCACAGGAAATGTGTCTGCAG GCCACGGCAAGATTCTCTGAAATCAGAGAG gaggaggagacccaAGGGACGCAACAAGAGGAAGCGGGCAAAGCAGAGAATCAAAAATTGA